In Mytilus edulis chromosome 6, xbMytEdul2.2, whole genome shotgun sequence, the following proteins share a genomic window:
- the LOC139526751 gene encoding uncharacterized protein: MSSRDIQQYTMSSRDIQHYTMSSRDIQQYTMSSRDIQQYTMSSRDRQHYTISSRDRQHYTMSSRDRQHYTMSSRDIQQYTMSSRDRQQYTMSSRDRQHYTMSSRDKQHYTMSSRDIQHYTMSSRDRQHYTMSSRDIQQYTMSSRDVQQYTMSSRDVQQYIMSSRDIQQYTMSSRDVQQYIMSSRDVQQYTMSSREVQQYTIIMRCWVYVYKLATKRHT, from the coding sequence ATGTCTTCCCGAGATATACAACAGTACACAATGTCTTCCCGAGATATACAACATTATACAATGTCTTCCCGAGATATACAACAGTACACAATGTCTTCCCGAGATATACAACAGTACACAATGTCTTCCCGAGATAGACAACATTATACAATCTCTTCCCGAGATAGACAACATTATACAATGTCTTCCCGAGATAGACAACATTATACAATGTCTTCCCGAGATATACAACAGTACACAATGTCTTCCCGAGATAGACAACAGTACACAATGTCTTCCCGAGATAGACAACATTATACAATGTCTTCCCGAGATAAACAACATTATACAATGTCTTCCCGAGATATACAACATTATACAATGTCTTCCCGAGATAGACAACATTATACAATGTCTTCCCGAGATATACAACAGTACACAATGTCTTCCCGAGATGTACAACAGTACACAATGTCTTCTCGAGATGTACAACAGTACATAATGTCTTCCCGAGATATACAACAGTACACAATGTCTTCCCGAGATGTACAACAGTACATAATGTCTTCTCGGGATGTACAACAGTACACAATGTCTTCCCGAGAAGTACAACAGTACACAATTATAATGAGATGTTGGGTTTACGTTTACAAATTAGCAACAAAGCGACATACCTAG